Genomic window (Oryza sativa Japonica Group chromosome 3, ASM3414082v1):
GAAAATACTAGAACGTCAAGAACTTAAGATCACCAGTATAATATAGTATGTCACATGTTCAGATTTATGACAAGTATTAACCATGGAGGAACAATGTTCTAAACATTCCATATATAAAATTTGCTTTGTTATTTGGCGACTCTATAAAGTGCTTCATGCCAGATGctgtttaggttttttttttttgggagctaTCTTCTTGTCTTTCGAAACATTTCTATGAAATACACatgttttgatatttttattttaattgtgtTATATTGTTTGAAACAAAATTTGAATATTTGGTTGCTACTAGCCTGCTACTTTTCTTGTGCAGAGTTTCACATTTTCTATCATCTGCCATTTTCAGTTTAGTGCTGCTCTTTTTGGATGTTACAGTATAACTTATTTTGTGTTATAAAGCTTTAGCTTAACTCCTGATAGTACTCCTGATAGTACTAATTTCACAATCTTGTTCTTCCTCCTTTTTTGTCCTGAATCCTGATACTAACCTTTTTTATGGACAGAATCAAGTTGATCACCATAATGCTTCCTCTGCGACTCAGATCTTGAATCAATTAGCTACTGCTGTTGTGAAATTGGCAATAGTTCAATCACACTATGATCCTGCTTCTGGTGACAAAGTACCCCTTTTCGATTTTCTCTCTCTTGAACCATTTGCTACAGCTCTGAAGAACTTGAATAAAAAGAACCCACCTAAGTTTGATGCTGCTGACTCAGCATCCGCTACGCTGAAGGGAATAAAAGCACTGGCAGAGCTTTGTTCTGAGGATGGTGCATGCCAAAAGAGAATTGCTGATTTAGGAGTTCTTTCCCTGTTGAGGCGCATCCTCCTTGGTGATGATTATGAGAAACTCGCTGCGATCGAAGCATATGATGCATCACGAATTCGAGAAGTGCAAGACAAGAATGTGTCTACCTCTAATGACTCCTCTAATGACACTACTTCTGATCCCTCCAGTGTACGGGTTCCTCCAGCAGCTCATATTCGAAGGCATGCTGGCCGGCTGGTTACCATTCTCTCTCTTCTACCCAATTCAAAGAAGGAAATTATTTCTGATGATGTATGGTGCAAGTGGCTTGAGGAATGCGCAAGTGGACGAGTTCCTTgcaatgatttaaaattaaaaagttaCTGCAGGTTAACTTTGTTAAATGTATTCTGTTCTGAGGATCCAAATACAGGAAGCACTTCTGATGAATACCCTGATTCAAAAAGTGAGTATAAAAGAAAATGTCCTCAGTTTGGAGATGCTTTGTTCTTGTTAAATCCAGAGTTGCCTCTTGAGGTTCATTTGGACAACAATGGTCATGAAATTTCAAGAAAGAAATTTAAGGATGACTGTTGCACTGAAGAAGGTGGTGACTCTGAAACTGGAGATGCTCCAAGCAACAGAGCCAAATATACACCCCCTTTAATGGATGTCGTGTTCGTCCATGGTCTTCGTGGTGGGCCATTCAACTCATGGCGGATAGCTGATGACAAGTCATCAACCACCAAAGCAGGTCTGGTGGAAAGTATAGATGAAGATGCTGGCAAAGAGGGAACATGTTGGCCAAGAGAATGGCTTTCAGCAGATTTTCCTCAAGCTCGTTTTTTGACAGTCAAGTACAAGGTTAGTTTGGTGCTCTGATGTTCTTTATGTGGGGAGGGTTATACTGGTCTCTTTTAAAACTTTTGTTATTCTGGTAATATTCGATGCTTCCCTGCTGATGGAATTATTGTTGCTTTTATATGTTTGGAGGTCTTACTGGTTTCAAATGATTTATGCAGACCAATCTGACACAATGGACCGGAGCCAGCTTGCCACTTCAggttagttttttctttttctttttcttgttccATTGCTGATCTCGCGAAAACATTCCATAATTTTGTGATACTCAGATCTGATATGTTCTGTAGTTGGATAGGAGATGCTCAGAGTTTAACTTTAGGCTTATTTGTTTCTTCTTACTGAAATTTATTCAGTTGAAATAATATTTGTATATAGGAGGTGAGCTCTATGCTGTTAAGGAAGTTAATTGCTGCTGGCATTGGCAGTCGTCCTGTTGTTTTTGTAACTCATAGGTAATGATGGTCGCTTGGTTCATGATGTAGTGCTGGAAATTGTTGAAAAGTCTGTGACAGATGAAAAGGCTTACTTATTCCCATTTACATATATGCAGCATGGGAGGACTGGTGGTTAAGCAGATGCTGTATCAAGCGAAGCTGAACAATTATGACAAGTTCCTGAACAATACGAATGGGCTAGTATGTATTTGTTTGTCAATTCTTTCAAACATCTGTGAGATCTAACCATGTTCATATCACAGGTTTTCTATAGCTGTCCACATTTTGGTAGTAGGCTCGCAGACATGCCATGGCGTATGGGTTTGGTGTTTCGTCCAGCTCCATCGGTTTGTCCTTCACAAAAAACTTGCAGCTTATCTTTTTTGTTCACCCCATTCTATATTTATGACACTTGCAGCTTATCTTTCTTTAGATTGGCGAGTTAAGAAGCGGATCCCCAAGACTTGTTGAGTTAAATGATTTTGTGCGGCAACGCCATAGTAAAGGATTGCTCAATGTTCTTAGTTTTAGTGAGGTAAAGGAAGATATTGTTATTCAATTACACATTATGCTTTCATTGTTATAATACTAATATACCTATGTCAACTGGCTTCACACCTTAATAGACTCAAGTCACACCGATCGTTGAAGGTTACGGTGGTTGGGCACTTCGGATGGAGATAGTACCGATTGAATCTGCATACCCAGGATACGGGGAACTTGTTGTAAGTAACCACGTTATAACGTTCGCACCATTGCGTAGTTAATTGTGATCTGCTAGCCTTGCACTATAACGGACTTGATAGATCATGCATCCACATCTAGTACTCTGCACAGTTTTAACATGCTTAATGATGTCAACAATATATGATTATACATGTTAGAGACACAAAACCCAAGCTAGTGTGGTAAAGACACAATGTTGATTTTGTAGGTATCCCATTGTATTTTTCTTCTTGTATGCCCCCCAAATTTCGCCCATATTATGgggttgttcagattgatgaCATTTTTAATCATACCAATTTTTTtgataaagttgctaaaaaaatgtctatatttagtttgttgctaaactttagtaaatacataagaaatcccgCCAAAATTTTTGGCAAGTTGgctttggtaaggtttattttagctataatTTGAACCACCCTTATAATTTTCGTAAGGTAGTAGCAGTTTATGCAACTTGTAACTGGTGGTTtacttattattattaaaattttgCAGGTCCTGGCGTCCACTGATCATATAAATTCGTGTAAGCCGGTCAATAAGAACGACCCGTCGTACGCAGACACCTTGGCATTTTTGGAGAAAATATTGAAATCGCGTCTCAAAGAATCAGaatcctagttttttttttccttttaacttCTCAAATATGGGCGGCCTATGGTATACAACACTTCGGGTGGAAACGCTGGATAGGATTTCCTTCGGCATTATGGGGGAGATTCTGTTTCTTCTGCATCAGAGATTCTCGTCTGTTTAGTTGATCTGATCTGACAATTTGGGCGGGCTGTGTTTTATGAAGCCTTAGCCCAATCATACAGTACACGAACGAATTACATCTACAAATAGAGGATAGCTGTAAATAGTTGCCCCTCTTgtaagaagaaaaaaggaaatataTGTATGCTCTCTGAATGACATGTATTATTTTTCTCTCGAAATTCATAAGCATGTAACCACACACCCCGTTGATTATGAAATTTTGTGTCAATGCTCTATGATTATTAGCAAGCATTACCATTCAAGCCTGATGAATATTTTGGTTTGAAACCCAATATTGAAATGGGCTGTTGAGTTCATGGGCTTACAGTTTGTAGACTGAGTCAACTTTTAGCCCATTTACTTCCAACTAATGAACTTGgagtggaagaagaagaagcgacACGCCGACACCCatctcttcgtcttcctcgcctaaaaccctcgccttcctcctccgccgcttcccCCCTCCACGCCGACGAGCAACGGAGCAAGCGGGCAGCCCACACCACACCCAAGGTGCCCCTCCAAATTCTCCCCTAATCCTCTCCATAATTTCCCCTAATTGATACTTGCGTCAAGATTTCGTCGTAGATCCCCGTGGCCCGTGAGGGATTTCAGGATTTGGGCGAAATCTGATAATCGCGGGCCCTCGATTTTGTCTGTATTCCCCCAGGATGGTGGACGCGTGGTggccgctgctcgccgcggcgatcccggcggtggtggccggtcAGGCCTTCCGCGTGAAGCGGCGGCGGGACGAGGAGCAGCGCCtcaaggcggcgcgcgggcgcgagAAGAGCTCCGACGAGGTGTTCGTCTGCGAGCGCGTGTGCacctccaagcggatgctcaAGAAGGTGGGGGCCTTCTCCAAGGACCCCATCCCGGAGACCTGCGTCACCGTCTGCGGCGTCTCCGAGCTCGACGCCTGCGCCGACGCATGCGCCCGGACCGTCTGCGTCAACCAGCACCAGGTCCCCAACTGGAACGACGTCTGCCTCAAGAGGTGCCAGAGCGAGTGCCTCAAGCTCTCCTCCACCCTCATGTAGCATCCCCCACTGTAAGCCATCGTTGTTTGTACCTTGTTTTTGGTACAAACCATCAAGCTCTTCTTGTTCCTAATGCAATCCTTATTACTACCTAAGAGGAGAGCTTCAGACATCCATAGCTATCGTTTATAAATCATGAGGAATGGAATAGGTGAATGACTGCTTCCTGATTGTTTTGTGCTTCACATTTGATCTTCAACAAACAATTGTGATTGCTAGGTACCATACCATGTCTTTTGTGAGGCGTATCCGAGGTTGAGTTTTTCAGCTGGGCCGACGAATAACACCAGCCAAATTTATTTAGTATCAGAGGTTGAATCACCCCTTTTGGATGAAATGCTTATCGTGTTTAATATGTGCTTACCTGAGTGTGCTGATTCTGATATGAAATCCCGTCTACTATTTATCCGAGTAGGAAATGTAGGACGGCTCTATTGCCCATTTACCTCCAGAATTGTAGTTTTGTGCATTAGTATTGGGAGTTTCACAACTTGCTCAGGTGATTTATGTTGCACAGATGAGTTATCTACAGTTCAGACCAATTGTGACAGCTAGGTTGTAGGTATCATGTCTTTTGCGGGGGGTATCTGATGTTGAGTTTATAGCTTGGCCGGTTTTGGCCAAATTTATCATGTATCTAAGGTTCAGTTATCCCATTTGGATGAAAATTCTTATCGTGTAGGAATTGTGGTTGCCTCTGCCTGAGGGTGCTAATTCTAATATTAAATCTCTTCTGCTATCTG
Coding sequences:
- the LOC4331866 gene encoding uncharacterized protein At5g64816 is translated as MVDAWWPLLAAAIPAVVAGQAFRVKRRRDEEQRLKAARGREKSSDEVFVCERVCTSKRMLKKVGAFSKDPIPETCVTVCGVSELDACADACARTVCVNQHQVPNWNDVCLKRCQSECLKLSSTLM